One Sodalinema gerasimenkoae IPPAS B-353 DNA segment encodes these proteins:
- a CDS encoding D-alanyl-D-alanine carboxypeptidase, whose protein sequence is MFMLSLVSSGVLALWLEATGILPPPSEVSVPLLEAPPLVLSLEANAEAEALIDRYLTSLEAQGMSPQRQGIWLQAGAEELASHQATLPRSAASITKVATTLVALDTWDWQQQTVTEISATGPIVNGVLEGHLIITGGGDLLWVWEEAIALAVTLQELGIERVAGDLILEDQPWFNFRQEAERVGEGFRLSFDSRRWTPRIERAHEGMAAGTPRPQLEIRGEVRRLGEPETEETDGENGGVERVTEPLPSRVLLVRHHSLPLLSWLKVMNVHSNNVIADHLAEELGGGARVAQRAAQLAAVPEAEIQLINGSGLGQENRVSPRASVALLGAIHRRLARRGLTVADLFPVFGQDGGTMEDREMPKGATVKTGTLWNVSALVGAVPTRDRGLVWFALLNGGDAYTLPFRRQQDEFLQQIQEQWGQGPQPRALRSFYPLPHFGDRDRLEVLVESELEASQSTGPYPSARRP, encoded by the coding sequence ATGTTCATGTTGAGTTTAGTGAGTTCAGGGGTGTTAGCCCTCTGGTTAGAAGCCACCGGTATTCTTCCCCCTCCGTCTGAGGTGAGTGTGCCTCTGTTGGAGGCCCCGCCGCTAGTGTTGTCTTTGGAGGCTAATGCTGAGGCGGAGGCCCTGATTGACCGCTATTTGACCTCTCTGGAGGCCCAGGGCATGTCGCCGCAACGACAAGGAATTTGGCTACAAGCGGGGGCCGAGGAACTGGCGTCTCATCAAGCCACGTTACCCCGTTCGGCCGCCTCCATTACCAAGGTGGCGACAACGCTGGTGGCGTTGGATACCTGGGATTGGCAACAACAGACGGTGACGGAGATTAGTGCCACAGGCCCGATTGTGAATGGGGTGTTGGAGGGACATTTAATCATTACCGGTGGAGGGGATCTGTTGTGGGTGTGGGAGGAGGCGATCGCCCTGGCGGTGACGCTACAGGAGTTGGGAATTGAGAGGGTGGCGGGGGATCTGATTCTGGAGGATCAACCCTGGTTTAATTTCCGTCAGGAGGCGGAGCGAGTGGGGGAGGGGTTTCGGCTCAGTTTTGATTCGCGACGCTGGACGCCTCGCATTGAACGGGCCCATGAGGGGATGGCGGCGGGAACCCCGAGACCGCAGTTGGAGATTCGGGGTGAGGTTCGGCGGTTGGGAGAGCCGGAGACGGAGGAGACAGATGGGGAGAATGGTGGGGTTGAGAGAGTCACGGAACCCCTCCCTTCTCGGGTTCTCCTGGTGCGCCATCATTCCTTACCGTTGCTGTCTTGGTTGAAGGTGATGAATGTCCATAGTAATAATGTCATTGCTGACCACCTGGCGGAGGAACTGGGGGGCGGGGCCAGGGTGGCACAACGGGCGGCCCAGTTGGCAGCAGTACCAGAGGCGGAAATTCAGTTGATTAATGGCTCAGGGTTGGGTCAGGAGAATCGGGTCTCCCCACGAGCTTCGGTGGCTCTGTTGGGGGCAATTCACCGTCGTTTGGCCCGGCGCGGCTTGACGGTGGCGGATCTGTTTCCGGTGTTTGGTCAGGATGGGGGAACCATGGAGGACCGAGAGATGCCAAAAGGGGCCACGGTGAAGACGGGGACCTTGTGGAATGTGAGTGCCTTGGTGGGGGCGGTGCCGACGCGCGATCGCGGCTTGGTCTGGTTTGCGCTGCTTAATGGTGGGGATGCTTATACCCTGCCGTTTCGTCGTCAGCAGGATGAGTTCCTGCAACAGATTCAGGAGCAATGGGGCCAAGGACCTCAACCGAGGGCGTTGAGGTCTTTTTATCCCCTGCCTCACTTTGGCGATCGCGATCGCCTTGAGGTGCTAGTTGAATCGGAGTTGGAAGCTAGCCAATCAACAGGGCCATATCCGTCGGCGAGACGACCATAG
- a CDS encoding FHA domain-containing protein: MITLTLLHPHQSIPLKRWTFEDDTVVRIGRAPDNHVVLYSAVVSRYHLELRCDEQRQWYLVNLGTNGTYLEDSPIEEIPAADGSIVRLARTGPQIQLHVSKPPPVSPAQKLLKHLQDRGTPDEDTTSEDSLPPTTRVVRESSSEVSSD; the protein is encoded by the coding sequence GTGATTACTCTAACTCTCCTCCACCCCCACCAGTCGATCCCGCTCAAACGCTGGACGTTTGAGGATGATACGGTTGTTCGTATTGGTCGTGCCCCAGATAACCATGTTGTGCTTTACAGTGCTGTCGTCTCTCGCTATCATCTGGAACTCCGTTGTGATGAGCAACGTCAGTGGTATCTCGTGAATCTCGGGACCAATGGAACCTATCTTGAGGATTCTCCCATTGAGGAAATCCCCGCCGCCGATGGCTCGATTGTCCGCTTGGCTCGGACGGGTCCCCAGATTCAACTCCATGTGAGTAAGCCGCCACCGGTGTCTCCAGCACAGAAGTTGCTCAAACACCTCCAAGACCGAGGAACCCCCGACGAAGATACCACAAGCGAGGACTCTCTGCCCCCAACCACACGGGTGGTACGGGAGTCATCCTCAGAAGTGTCCTCTGACTGA
- a CDS encoding peptidylprolyl isomerase has protein sequence MSNFAPLPGSATVVMVVGGQPITIALDGNNAPLTAGNFADLVSRRFYDDISFHRVVPDFVAQAGDPNSRDPNFPTNLLGREGFTDPATGATRTIPLEIKPQGATEPLLGSRFRDAGITVPPLLRNDRGTIAMARSQDPNSASSQFYFNLVNSRFLDGDYAVFGNITDGLSVMDNIGVGDRIEAARFVDGILPSRQSAFMDVNSLNFYFNRLERASLPLGFQLLTDGDDFLDITAELSQANPSGFVGLGGDDTILGSPIDDVIYGNQGNDTLTGEAGNNLIRGGQGDDVIMGGTGNDILHGNLGNDTIMAGGGNNVLRGGQGDDVLIGGPGNDVLIGDRGQDTLTGGAGADSFVFRGDTNIGRVDPNQADVVTDFNPAEGDRIVLAAATDPATVRFIPSGADVLIQLDNDDFQGRILNSTPEAVQAASMVVSPTDMALLIG, from the coding sequence ATGAGTAACTTTGCGCCTCTACCCGGTTCAGCAACCGTCGTCATGGTTGTGGGGGGACAACCCATTACCATCGCCTTGGATGGTAACAATGCTCCCCTCACGGCGGGGAATTTCGCAGATTTAGTCTCCCGTCGCTTCTATGACGACATCAGCTTTCACCGGGTCGTTCCTGACTTTGTGGCGCAAGCTGGAGATCCCAACAGTCGCGATCCCAACTTTCCCACCAATCTCTTAGGCCGGGAAGGATTCACCGATCCTGCCACGGGTGCAACCCGCACCATCCCCCTGGAAATCAAACCCCAGGGGGCAACTGAACCGCTACTGGGCAGCCGCTTTCGTGATGCAGGAATTACGGTTCCACCGCTGTTACGCAACGATCGCGGCACCATCGCTATGGCCCGCAGCCAAGACCCCAACTCCGCCTCCTCGCAGTTTTACTTCAATCTGGTCAACTCCCGCTTCCTCGATGGGGATTATGCGGTGTTTGGCAATATCACCGACGGCCTATCGGTGATGGATAACATCGGGGTCGGCGATCGCATTGAGGCGGCCCGCTTCGTGGATGGCATCCTACCCTCGCGACAATCGGCGTTTATGGATGTCAACTCCCTAAACTTCTATTTCAACCGCCTCGAACGAGCCAGCCTCCCCCTAGGCTTCCAACTCCTCACCGATGGCGATGATTTCCTGGATATCACCGCTGAACTGAGTCAAGCCAACCCCTCCGGCTTTGTGGGCCTTGGCGGCGATGACACCATTCTCGGCTCTCCCATCGATGATGTCATTTATGGCAACCAGGGCAACGATACCCTCACCGGCGAAGCGGGCAATAACCTGATTCGTGGTGGTCAAGGGGATGATGTGATCATGGGGGGAACAGGGAACGATATCCTCCATGGCAACCTCGGCAACGACACCATCATGGCCGGTGGTGGAAATAACGTCCTACGGGGAGGACAAGGAGATGATGTCCTCATCGGCGGCCCTGGAAATGATGTGCTGATTGGCGATCGCGGCCAAGATACTCTGACTGGAGGCGCGGGGGCCGATAGCTTTGTCTTCCGGGGCGACACCAATATCGGTCGCGTCGATCCCAATCAGGCCGATGTGGTGACCGACTTTAACCCCGCCGAGGGCGATCGCATCGTCCTGGCCGCCGCCACCGATCCGGCCACCGTCCGCTTCATCCCTTCAGGGGCTGATGTGCTGATTCAACTCGATAACGACGATTTCCAAGGGCGCATCCTCAACAGCACCCCAGAAGCCGTCCAAGCCGCCTCTATGGTCGTCTCGCCGACGGATATGGCCCTGTTGATTGGCTAG
- the fabD gene encoding ACP S-malonyltransferase: MKTAWVFPGQGSQAMGMGVDLAAIPQAAERFQQAEAILGWSVLQTCETGENLSETRYTQPCLYTVECALVDLLRDRGVTQPDLVAGHSLGEYVALYAAGVLDFETGLKLVKRRGELMSQANEGQMTALMKFDRPQLEAAIAETEGVVLANDNSPLQVVISGTETAIAQVLSQVKVRRSVPLDVSGAFHSPLMEPAAAEFQTLLEPIDFKEATVPVLSNIDPTPETAAAALKTRLQQQMTGSVRWREIVLSLPDLGIEQVLEVGPGKVLSGLIGRTVKELNCLNVGTVAELDTLAETLA; encoded by the coding sequence ATGAAAACCGCTTGGGTGTTTCCCGGACAAGGATCGCAGGCCATGGGAATGGGGGTTGACTTAGCCGCCATTCCTCAAGCTGCGGAGAGATTTCAACAGGCTGAGGCAATTTTAGGCTGGTCAGTGTTGCAAACCTGCGAAACCGGGGAAAATCTCTCAGAGACTCGCTACACTCAACCCTGTCTCTATACTGTCGAATGTGCCTTAGTGGATCTGTTGCGCGATCGCGGCGTCACCCAACCGGATCTCGTGGCGGGCCATAGTTTAGGGGAATATGTCGCCCTCTATGCCGCAGGAGTCTTGGACTTTGAAACCGGTCTAAAACTGGTGAAACGTCGCGGCGAACTGATGAGTCAAGCCAACGAAGGACAGATGACGGCTTTAATGAAGTTCGATCGCCCCCAACTCGAAGCAGCCATCGCCGAGACAGAAGGCGTTGTCCTGGCCAATGATAACAGCCCCCTCCAGGTGGTAATTTCCGGTACTGAGACGGCGATCGCCCAAGTCTTATCCCAAGTCAAAGTCCGCCGCAGCGTGCCCCTAGATGTCTCCGGGGCCTTCCACTCCCCCCTCATGGAACCCGCCGCCGCCGAGTTCCAAACTCTCCTCGAACCCATCGACTTCAAAGAGGCAACAGTTCCTGTGCTCTCCAACATCGATCCAACCCCAGAAACCGCCGCCGCTGCCCTAAAAACTCGCTTACAGCAGCAAATGACCGGTTCCGTGCGTTGGCGAGAAATTGTTTTGAGTTTACCCGACTTAGGCATTGAACAGGTCCTAGAAGTCGGCCCCGGCAAAGTCTTATCAGGCTTAATCGGACGCACCGTCAAAGAGTTAAACTGTCTCAATGTAGGAACCGTCGCCGAGTTAGACACCCTCGCCGAAACACTGGCGTAA
- the pgl gene encoding 6-phosphogluconolactonase, with amino-acid sequence MTQHIEVLPDKTALVDRSVALIVEKIQTAIAQRGICTIALSGGSTPKPIYRAIAGHDLPWDKLHIFWGDERYVSPDHPDSNQLMARRTWLDQIPLPPGNIHPMPTGSQDPATDADLYDQQLRQFFNLESDQFPCFDIMLLGMGDDGHTASLFPHTEALEICDRRVTVGNKDGEPRITLTVPVLNLSRTILFAIAGENKQAALAQVLGPEGDEQTYPSRLIQPVEGDIYWLLDAGAGANVTAISS; translated from the coding sequence ATGACTCAGCATATTGAAGTTCTCCCGGATAAGACCGCTCTGGTGGATCGCAGTGTGGCTCTAATTGTGGAGAAAATCCAGACGGCGATCGCCCAGCGGGGAATTTGTACCATCGCCCTCTCCGGCGGCAGTACCCCCAAACCCATCTACCGGGCGATCGCCGGCCATGATTTACCCTGGGACAAACTCCATATCTTCTGGGGCGATGAACGCTACGTGAGTCCAGACCATCCTGACAGCAATCAACTCATGGCTCGGCGGACTTGGCTAGACCAGATTCCCTTGCCGCCGGGTAACATCCATCCCATGCCCACCGGCAGCCAAGATCCCGCAACCGATGCCGACCTCTATGACCAGCAGTTACGGCAGTTTTTCAATCTAGAGTCTGACCAGTTTCCCTGTTTCGATATTATGCTGTTGGGTATGGGGGATGATGGCCATACCGCCTCTCTCTTCCCTCACACGGAGGCCTTAGAAATCTGCGATCGCCGGGTCACCGTTGGAAACAAAGACGGAGAACCCCGTATCACGCTCACAGTCCCCGTTCTCAACCTCTCCCGTACCATTCTCTTCGCCATCGCCGGAGAGAATAAACAGGCGGCCCTGGCCCAGGTGTTGGGCCCCGAGGGAGACGAGCAAACCTACCCCTCCCGACTGATTCAGCCAGTGGAGGGCGACATTTACTGGCTACTCGATGCCGGGGCGGGAGCCAATGTAACGGCCATCTCTAGTTAG
- a CDS encoding lysophospholipid acyltransferase family protein, with the protein MIQDREPGYNLALYHLFKWSVVSPLFYSYFRGRVYGVENVPKSGPLVVTSNHASYFDPPMISCAVERPVAYMAKEELFKNPIFAKAIRLYGAYPVKRKAADRSAIRSALEYLENGWATGVFLSGTRTRDGRIPNPKPGAALIASKAQVPILPVCLWGTEAIFQGSSKPRSVPVTIRIGEPVNPPQSGDREGLDAVTQQCAEVIESLHNLGR; encoded by the coding sequence ATGATTCAAGACCGCGAACCCGGCTACAACTTAGCCTTATATCACCTCTTCAAATGGTCAGTGGTGAGTCCACTGTTCTATAGCTACTTCCGAGGACGGGTCTATGGTGTAGAAAACGTCCCCAAATCGGGGCCCCTGGTGGTCACCAGCAATCATGCTAGTTATTTTGACCCCCCCATGATTTCCTGTGCCGTGGAGCGTCCGGTGGCCTATATGGCTAAGGAAGAACTGTTTAAAAATCCCATCTTTGCTAAAGCGATTCGCCTCTATGGGGCCTATCCCGTCAAACGCAAAGCCGCCGATCGCAGTGCCATTCGTTCAGCCTTAGAGTATTTAGAGAACGGCTGGGCGACGGGGGTCTTTCTCTCAGGAACTCGTACCCGTGATGGTCGCATTCCCAACCCGAAACCCGGTGCAGCCTTGATTGCTTCTAAAGCCCAAGTTCCGATTTTACCGGTCTGTCTTTGGGGAACCGAAGCCATTTTTCAAGGATCGTCCAAGCCGCGATCGGTTCCTGTGACGATTCGCATCGGAGAACCCGTTAACCCCCCGCAATCGGGCGATCGCGAGGGGTTAGATGCTGTAACTCAACAATGTGCGGAGGTGATTGAGTCACTTCATAATCTGGGTCGTTAA
- a CDS encoding FHA domain-containing protein: protein MIVCPHCNHVNPTGTLECQSCHTPLSADVVTSPSVDSATVLQAPVAKLLHQQSQTQIALPLEFARFRLGKANPRVPPDLDLAGFANAQIVSRVHAEIQQEGQTYYVEDMGSSNGTYINHTLLPQGNRHRLQAGDRIALGKGDLMTFIFQLTELGSD from the coding sequence ATGATTGTTTGTCCCCATTGTAATCATGTCAACCCCACGGGAACCCTGGAGTGTCAATCCTGTCATACTCCTTTGTCGGCTGATGTCGTGACCTCCCCGTCGGTTGACTCAGCTACAGTCTTACAAGCCCCCGTGGCAAAATTGTTGCATCAGCAAAGTCAGACCCAGATTGCTTTGCCCCTTGAATTTGCCCGTTTTCGCTTGGGGAAAGCCAATCCTCGCGTTCCCCCTGATTTGGATTTAGCGGGCTTTGCCAACGCTCAAATCGTCTCCCGTGTTCATGCTGAAATTCAACAGGAGGGGCAAACATATTATGTTGAAGATATGGGCAGTTCCAACGGGACGTATATTAACCATACGCTCCTCCCCCAGGGAAACCGTCACCGACTCCAAGCCGGCGATCGCATCGCTCTCGGAAAAGGAGACTTAATGACGTTTATCTTTCAGTTGACCGAACTGGGAAGTGATTAA
- a CDS encoding beta-ketoacyl-ACP synthase III, translated as MTILGLELTGCGGVAPDAVLDNETLMQMVDTSDEWIRSRTGIRQRRLASPSQSLGELAAQAGTQALEMAGLAANELDLLVLATSTPDDLFGSASWVQHRLNAPQAVAFDLTAACSGFLFAMVTAAQFLRTGVYRNVLVIGADVLSRWVDWGDRRTCVLFGDGAGAVVLQARDSGDRLLGFEMRSDGSQNNCLTLGYQPQAQALTSEISVSQGDYGTIAMNGPEVYKFAVKKVPEAVEKALFRSGLTTQDIDWLLLHQANQRILDAVAKRLKIPSEKVLINLANYGNTSAASIPLALNEAVRSQQIQPGDTIAASGFGAGLTWGSAVFRWGRFAA; from the coding sequence ATGACAATCTTGGGACTTGAATTAACGGGCTGTGGCGGTGTGGCTCCCGATGCGGTCTTGGATAACGAAACGCTGATGCAGATGGTAGACACCTCCGACGAGTGGATTCGATCGCGCACCGGGATTCGCCAACGTCGTCTAGCCTCTCCATCTCAGTCCTTGGGGGAGTTAGCCGCTCAGGCCGGGACTCAGGCCCTGGAGATGGCTGGCTTGGCGGCCAACGAGTTGGATTTGCTGGTGTTGGCAACCTCCACCCCGGATGATCTCTTTGGTAGTGCCAGTTGGGTGCAACATCGCTTAAATGCCCCCCAAGCTGTGGCCTTTGATTTGACGGCAGCCTGTTCTGGGTTCCTGTTTGCGATGGTGACGGCGGCGCAGTTCCTCCGCACGGGGGTCTATCGCAATGTCCTGGTGATTGGGGCAGATGTCCTCTCTCGCTGGGTGGATTGGGGCGATCGCCGGACCTGTGTCTTGTTTGGCGACGGAGCCGGCGCGGTGGTGCTACAAGCCCGAGACTCGGGCGATCGCCTCCTCGGCTTTGAGATGCGCTCAGACGGCTCTCAGAACAACTGTCTCACCCTGGGCTATCAACCCCAAGCCCAGGCCCTAACCTCGGAGATTTCGGTCTCTCAAGGAGACTATGGAACCATCGCCATGAATGGCCCAGAAGTCTATAAGTTTGCCGTTAAGAAAGTCCCCGAAGCCGTCGAAAAAGCCCTCTTCCGCTCTGGCTTAACCACCCAAGATATTGATTGGTTACTCCTCCACCAAGCCAATCAACGGATTCTCGATGCCGTGGCCAAACGCCTGAAAATTCCCTCAGAAAAAGTATTGATAAATTTGGCAAATTATGGTAACACTTCGGCTGCATCCATTCCTTTAGCCTTAAACGAGGCCGTGCGATCGCAACAAATCCAGCCCGGAGACACCATTGCCGCCTCCGGATTCGGGGCTGGCCTAACCTGGGGGTCAGCGGTATTCCGTTGGGGACGCTTTGCGGCGTAA
- a CDS encoding polyribonucleotide nucleotidyltransferase, producing MKAMEKSVSFDGRDIRLKVGTLAPQAGGSVVIELGDTSVLVTATRSTGREGIDFLPLLVDYEERLYAGGKIPGGFLRREGRPPEKVTLTCRLIDRPMRPLFPQWLRDDIQIVATTLSMDELVPPDVLAVTGASIATMLAKIPFKGPMAAVRVGLVGDDFILNPSFEEIRLGDLDLVVAGTHNGVVMVEAGANQLPEQDIIEAIDFGYEGALELIRHQEALMKDLGVELVEEEPPVVDDKLEIYIREAAEEPVKKVLSNFEHTKSSRDEALDEVKGEIAEKIEQLPEEDPLRLAVTGDAKSLGKVFKGVTKQLMRAQIVEDKVRVDGRKLDEVRPISCQVGVVPRRVHGSALFNRGLTQVLSLATLGSPGDAQELDDLHPQEQKRYLHHYNFPPYSVGETRPMRSPGRREIGHGALAERALVPVLPPKESFPYVIRVVSEVLSSNGSTSMGSVCGSTLSLMHAGVPLSKPVSGAAMGLIKEGDEVRILTDIQGIEDFLGDMDFKVAGTDTGITALQMDMKITGLPVKIVADAVKQALPARLHILNKMIEAISEPNPELSPFAPRLYSLKIDPDLIGLVIGPGGKTIKGITEETGCKIDIDNDGTVTISGLDGEKAMRARAIIQGMTRKIQTGEVFLGRVTRIIPIGAFVEIAPGKEGMVHISQVADYRIGKVEDELSVGDEVVVKVRDIDNKNRINLTRLGIDPDDEAAAREAGIIG from the coding sequence ATGAAAGCAATGGAAAAGTCAGTATCCTTTGATGGACGGGATATTAGACTCAAGGTTGGAACCCTCGCTCCACAAGCCGGAGGCTCCGTCGTCATCGAGTTGGGCGATACCTCGGTTCTCGTCACAGCAACCCGTTCAACCGGTCGAGAAGGCATCGACTTCTTGCCCCTACTCGTCGATTACGAAGAACGGCTCTATGCCGGGGGTAAAATTCCCGGTGGGTTCTTGCGTCGGGAGGGTCGTCCCCCCGAGAAAGTGACGCTAACCTGTCGTCTAATTGACCGTCCCATGCGTCCTTTGTTCCCTCAGTGGTTACGGGACGATATTCAGATTGTGGCTACCACCTTATCGATGGATGAGTTGGTTCCCCCAGATGTCCTGGCTGTGACCGGGGCGTCCATTGCCACGATGTTAGCGAAGATTCCCTTCAAGGGTCCCATGGCTGCGGTCCGTGTGGGCTTGGTGGGTGATGATTTCATCCTCAATCCCTCCTTTGAGGAAATTCGCCTCGGAGACCTAGATCTTGTGGTGGCGGGGACCCATAATGGTGTGGTGATGGTGGAAGCCGGTGCCAATCAGCTCCCAGAACAAGATATTATCGAAGCCATTGATTTTGGCTACGAAGGGGCGTTAGAGCTAATTCGTCACCAGGAAGCCTTGATGAAGGACTTGGGCGTCGAGTTGGTCGAAGAAGAACCGCCGGTTGTGGATGACAAGTTAGAAATTTACATCCGTGAGGCCGCTGAGGAACCGGTTAAGAAGGTTCTCAGCAACTTCGAGCATACCAAGAGCAGCCGTGATGAGGCTCTCGATGAGGTCAAAGGGGAAATTGCTGAGAAAATTGAGCAACTCCCAGAAGAAGACCCCCTACGTTTGGCGGTGACAGGAGATGCCAAGTCTCTGGGTAAGGTCTTTAAGGGCGTGACCAAACAGTTGATGCGGGCCCAGATTGTCGAAGATAAAGTCCGGGTGGATGGGCGCAAACTGGATGAAGTGCGTCCAATTTCCTGTCAGGTGGGAGTGGTTCCCCGTCGGGTTCACGGAAGTGCCTTGTTTAACCGGGGCTTAACTCAGGTGCTATCCTTAGCCACCTTGGGGTCTCCCGGTGATGCACAGGAACTCGATGACCTGCATCCCCAGGAACAGAAACGCTATCTGCATCATTACAATTTCCCACCCTATTCCGTGGGCGAAACTCGGCCCATGCGATCGCCCGGCCGACGGGAGATTGGTCACGGGGCCTTGGCAGAACGGGCTTTAGTTCCCGTGTTACCCCCGAAAGAAAGCTTCCCCTACGTGATTCGGGTGGTGTCTGAGGTCTTGTCCTCCAATGGGTCCACTTCGATGGGGTCTGTGTGCGGCTCGACCCTCTCCCTGATGCACGCTGGGGTTCCCCTCAGCAAGCCTGTCAGCGGTGCGGCGATGGGCTTGATTAAGGAAGGGGATGAGGTTCGCATTCTCACGGATATTCAAGGAATTGAAGACTTCCTCGGGGATATGGACTTCAAGGTTGCCGGAACCGATACCGGGATTACGGCCTTGCAGATGGACATGAAAATCACGGGACTCCCGGTGAAAATTGTCGCCGATGCGGTGAAACAGGCCCTTCCGGCGCGGCTGCATATCCTCAACAAGATGATTGAGGCCATCAGTGAGCCGAATCCTGAACTGTCTCCGTTTGCACCTCGTCTCTATAGCCTCAAGATTGATCCTGACCTGATTGGCTTGGTGATTGGTCCCGGTGGGAAAACCATTAAAGGGATTACTGAGGAAACGGGCTGTAAAATCGACATCGACAATGATGGTACGGTGACGATTTCCGGTCTCGATGGTGAGAAGGCCATGCGGGCCCGGGCGATTATCCAAGGGATGACACGCAAGATTCAAACGGGCGAGGTCTTCCTCGGTCGGGTCACCCGGATTATCCCCATTGGGGCGTTTGTGGAAATTGCGCCTGGGAAGGAAGGAATGGTTCATATTTCCCAAGTGGCTGACTATCGCATCGGCAAGGTGGAGGATGAACTCTCCGTTGGCGATGAGGTTGTGGTGAAGGTGCGGGATATTGATAATAAAAACCGCATCAATCTAACTCGTTTGGGGATTGACCCTGATGATGAGGCGGCGGCTCGGGAAGCAGGCATTATTGGTTAG
- the plsX gene encoding phosphate acyltransferase PlsX, whose product MALNRARIAVDAMGGDYAPDEIVAGALRAQDELGVEVLLVGDPAAIEASLQRHDRSPEDVQIIASEGAVEMHEEALTGIKRKPNASINVAMSLVKQGEADGVVSAGHSGASMASALLRLGRLSGIDRPAIGAVFPTMNPDRSVLILDVGAIVDCRPKFLEQFALLGTAYSQYVLGRDEPRVGLLNIGEEACKGNELALRTYELLQNHPRIPFVGNAEGRDVLSGDFDVIVCDGFVGNVLLKFAEAVGNILLQLCQDELLQGLDERDLVHVMPNLKRLKQRIDYVEHGGGLLLGVAGVCVIGHGSSHAMTIFNAVRLAKEAVDNRVIERIQEKHLVEQ is encoded by the coding sequence ATGGCATTGAACAGGGCAAGGATTGCAGTGGACGCGATGGGCGGCGACTATGCCCCGGATGAGATTGTAGCTGGGGCGTTGCGGGCGCAGGATGAATTGGGGGTAGAGGTGCTGCTTGTTGGTGATCCCGCCGCCATCGAAGCCTCGTTGCAACGGCACGATCGCAGCCCTGAGGACGTCCAGATTATCGCCTCTGAGGGTGCAGTAGAAATGCACGAGGAAGCGTTGACGGGAATTAAACGGAAACCCAACGCCTCGATTAATGTGGCGATGAGTCTGGTGAAACAAGGAGAAGCCGATGGCGTGGTCTCCGCTGGGCATTCTGGGGCCTCGATGGCTTCGGCATTATTGCGCTTAGGGCGCTTATCAGGAATTGACCGTCCGGCGATTGGGGCCGTGTTCCCCACCATGAATCCCGATCGGTCAGTGTTGATTCTGGATGTGGGGGCGATCGTGGATTGTCGGCCCAAGTTCTTGGAACAGTTTGCTCTGCTGGGGACAGCGTACAGTCAGTATGTTCTGGGGCGGGATGAACCCCGAGTTGGACTGCTGAATATCGGCGAAGAGGCCTGCAAGGGCAATGAACTCGCCCTACGCACCTATGAGTTATTACAAAACCATCCCCGGATTCCCTTTGTGGGCAATGCGGAAGGCCGCGATGTCTTGTCTGGGGATTTCGATGTGATTGTCTGCGATGGCTTTGTGGGCAATGTGCTGCTGAAGTTTGCTGAAGCGGTGGGAAATATCCTGCTGCAACTCTGTCAAGATGAGTTATTGCAAGGTCTTGACGAGCGGGATTTGGTCCATGTTATGCCCAATCTCAAGCGCCTCAAGCAACGGATTGATTATGTCGAACATGGCGGCGGCTTACTCTTAGGGGTGGCTGGGGTTTGTGTGATTGGCCATGGGAGTTCTCATGCCATGACCATTTTTAATGCGGTGCGTTTGGCTAAAGAAGCGGTGGATAATCGTGTGATTGAACGCATCCAGGAAAAACACCTGGTGGAACAGTAG